A section of the Deltaproteobacteria bacterium genome encodes:
- a CDS encoding response regulator encodes MSEKKKIFIIDDDKDYGEALKIVLESNGYAVDHLLNIDDGRKAVEKKRPNLIILDVMMDKHTDGFDFCYNLKHDEECKKIPIMMLTAVTEKTGFKFSPETDGEYLQADDYVAKPIPVAELLARVNKLIG; translated from the coding sequence ATGTCTGAGAAAAAAAAGATATTCATCATTGACGATGATAAAGACTACGGCGAGGCGCTGAAGATCGTGCTGGAAAGTAACGGCTACGCGGTGGATCATTTACTCAACATCGATGACGGGCGTAAAGCTGTGGAAAAAAAGAGACCGAACCTCATCATCTTAGATGTGATGATGGATAAACATACAGATGGGTTCGACTTCTGCTACAATCTGAAGCACGATGAAGAGTGCAAAAAGATCCCCATAATGATGCTCACCGCAGTTACGGAAAAAACAGGATTCAAGTTTTCTCCGGAGACGGATGGAGAATATTTACAGGCCGATGATTACGTAGCAAAGCCAATCCCTGTTGCGGAACTCCTCGCCAGGGTTAACAAACTCATCGGCTGA
- a CDS encoding 4Fe-4S dicluster domain-containing protein — MKTIAKENVKDLLRLWTKQYQVLVPTRTTQGDCIFDTFQEDSFTLDYKKPPLPPKSVFFPHNEVIFQVVNNEFREIVSANNTILFGIRSCDMMGLLQCVSFMTRDRKDIYYSAKKDTAITAVMACPGPQNETCFCTTTFSGPVAEKGFDLLFYDMDDVFMIEAGSQQGKDLLSSGQFIDVDDTIAREKIEAFKKKAVQSIPLVDEVNEAMNRLEDGTADEKVWERFGRKCIVCGGCAFVCPTCTCFNVYDHETAPGRGVRARTWDACLYGGFTREASGHNPRSTQASRLKRRHEHKLLYYNKTDIQESLCGCVGCGRCSDYCPVHIGTLEVVKEIAAK, encoded by the coding sequence CGAGAACAACCCAGGGAGATTGTATATTCGATACCTTTCAGGAGGATTCATTTACCCTTGACTACAAGAAGCCGCCGCTCCCTCCGAAGTCGGTTTTCTTTCCCCATAACGAGGTGATCTTTCAAGTGGTAAATAATGAATTCCGTGAGATTGTATCGGCAAACAATACAATCCTGTTCGGGATACGGTCCTGCGACATGATGGGGTTGCTTCAGTGTGTGAGCTTTATGACCCGTGATCGCAAGGATATCTACTACAGCGCGAAAAAAGATACGGCCATAACTGCTGTAATGGCATGTCCCGGGCCACAGAATGAGACCTGTTTCTGCACCACAACATTCAGCGGCCCGGTTGCAGAGAAAGGCTTTGATTTACTGTTCTACGACATGGATGATGTTTTCATGATAGAGGCAGGCAGTCAGCAAGGCAAAGATTTACTGTCATCAGGTCAGTTTATCGATGTGGATGATACCATCGCCAGGGAGAAAATAGAGGCTTTCAAGAAAAAAGCCGTCCAGAGCATACCGCTCGTCGATGAGGTCAACGAAGCCATGAACAGGCTCGAAGACGGCACAGCAGATGAGAAAGTCTGGGAGCGCTTCGGCCGGAAGTGTATAGTTTGTGGCGGCTGCGCTTTTGTTTGTCCTACATGCACGTGCTTTAATGTCTATGACCACGAGACAGCACCGGGCCGTGGTGTGAGAGCCAGAACGTGGGATGCATGCCTCTATGGCGGATTTACCCGCGAGGCTTCCGGCCACAACCCCAGATCTACCCAGGCATCAAGGCTGAAAAGACGGCATGAACACAAGCTCCTTTACTACAATAAGACCGATATCCAGGAGAGTCTGTGCGGTTGCGTGGGTTGTGGTCGTTGCTCCGACTATTGCCCTGTCCATATCGGAACCCTTGAAGTCGTAAAAGAAATTGCTGCAAAATAA